One genomic segment of Nothobranchius furzeri strain GRZ-AD chromosome 10, NfurGRZ-RIMD1, whole genome shotgun sequence includes these proteins:
- the LOC139072224 gene encoding spectrin alpha chain, non-erythrocytic 1-like: MLGSAHEVQRFHKDADETKEWIEEKNQALNTDNYGHDLASVQALQREHEGFERDLAALGDKVRFLIGTRTRVVSGDTFFMVLVTPPSRS, encoded by the exons atgctgggcagcgcccatgaggtgcagcgcttccacaa agacgctgatgagaccaaagagtggatcgaggagaagaaccaggccctgaacacagacaactacggccacgacctggccagcgttcaggctctgcagcgtgaacatgaaggctttgagcgtgacctggcagctctgggtgataaggtccgcttcctgatcggtaccaggacccgggttgtctctggagacacgttcttcatggttctggtgactccacccagccgttcctga